A single genomic interval of Sesamum indicum cultivar Zhongzhi No. 13 unplaced genomic scaffold, S_indicum_v1.0 scaffold00109, whole genome shotgun sequence harbors:
- the LOC105178920 gene encoding two-component response regulator ARR2 isoform X3 — protein MDLGVKPVSFTSSSASWKSADGVPDQFPAGLRVLVVDDDPTCLRILEKMLKNCLYEVTTCNRAEVALKFLRDNKNGYDIVISDVHMPDMDGFKLLEHVGLEMDLPVIMMSADDSKNVVMKGVTHGACDYLIKPVRMEALKNIWQHVVRKKKHEWKEKDFEQSGSVDEVERQHKPPEDVDYSSSANEGNWKNSKKRKDEEDEAEERDDSSTLKKPRVVWSVELHQQFVTAVNQLGIDKAVPKKILELMNVPGLTRENVASHLQKYRLYLRRLSGVSQHQNGLGSSFMGPPDAPFGPMSSLSGVDLQALAASGQLPPQSLATIQAAALGRAATKSAIPVPLIDQRNIFSFENPKLRFLDGQQQQNNNSKQVSLLHGIPTNMDSKQLATLHQSAQSFGSMNMHVHSQASQSNSLLTQMVQPPSRAQILNEINGSHALNLPSSAGQPVLSQAVPNAVLGQNGIENVRRPAFTSVSQPSTVVDFSRSQSTEFPENSFSLNRTQDWRLQDVRSTFEAQQHSNGRGSLDVSSSVLIQQQFSSNQKSGQNRIPPVRKAAFSVADGLGNTSNIGQQLSSSLVDNPSRIKAERLPDMGFQNGLFSEHFGQEDLMTAILKQQQGGMEPIENEFGFDGYHLDNLPV, from the exons atggatCTTGGAGTGAAACCCGTGTCTTTTACAAGTTCAAGTGCTTCTTGGAAGTCTGCCGACGGAGTTCCAGACCAGTTTCCGGCGGGTCTGAGAGTGCTTGTTGTGGATGACGACCCCACTTGTTTGAGGATCTTGGAGAAGATGCTAAAGAATTGTCTGTATGAAG TTACTACATGCAATCGAGCAGAGGTTGCCCTTAAGTTTCTCAGGGATAACAAAAATGGCTATGACATTGTTATAAGCGACGTACACATGCCTGATATGGATGGTTTTAAACTTTTAGAGCATGTTGGACTCGAGATGGATCTGCCAGTTATCA tgatGTCGGCGGATGATAGCAAAAATGTTGTGATGAAGGGTGTTACCCATGGAGCTTGTGACTATCTTATAAAACCAGTTCGTATGGAGGCATTGAAGAACATATGGCAGCACGTGGTTCGGAAGAAGAAGCATGAGTGGAAGGAAAAGGATTTTGAACAGTCAGGAAGTGTGGATGAAGTGGAAAGGCAGCACAAACCACCCGAAGATGTAGATTATTCCTCGTCGGCTAATGAaggaaattggaaaaattccaagaaaaggaaggatgaggaagatgaagcaGAAGAAAGGGATGATTCATCCACATTGAAAAAGCCACGGGTTGTTTGGTCAGTGGAGCTCCATCAGCAATTTGTAACTGCTGTTAATCAACTTGGAATAGACA AGGCTGTTCCTAAGAAAATCCTGGAATTAATGAATGTTCCTGGTCTTACAAGAGAGAATGTTGCAAGCCATCTTCAG AAGTATCGCCTGTATCTCAGAAGGCTAAGTGGTGTATCGCAGCATCAGAATGGATTAGGTAGCTCTTTCATGGGACCCCCAGATGCGCCATTTGGACCAATGTCTTCGCTCAGTGGTGTTGATCTTCAAGCTCTTGCTGCTTCAGGCCAACTCCCACCCCAAAGTCTTGCTACAATTCAGGCAGCTGCACTTGGTAGGGCTGCTACAAAGTCTGCCATACCTGTACCTCTCATTGatcaaagaaatattttcagcTTTGAAAATCCAAAGTTAAGGTTTTTGGATGGGCAGCAACAACAAAACAATAACAGTAAGCAAGTGAGCTTACTGCATGGAATCCCGACAAATATGGATTCAAAACAGCTAGCTACTTTGCACCAATCTGCGCAGTCCTTTGGTAGCATGAATATGCATGTCCACTCCCAGGCAAGCCAAAGCAACTCCTTGCTGACTCAGATGGTTCAACCGCCGTCGAGGGCTCAAATTTTAAACGAAATCAATGGAAGCCATGCGCTGAATTTGCCATCATCTGCAGGTCAACCTGTTTTGTCACAGGCAGTTCCTAATGCTGTCTTGGGCCAGAATGGAATTGAGAATGTTCGTAGACCAGCATTTACTTCTGTTTCCCAGCCCTCTACAGTTGTAGATTTCTCAAGGAGTCAGAGCACAGAGTTTCCAGAGAATAGCTTTTCGCTT AATAGAACCCAGGATTGGCGTTTGCAAGACGTTCGATCAACTTTTGAAGCCCAGCAACATTCAAATGGACGAGGCAGCCTGGATGTTTCATCATCGGTTTTAATTCAGCAACAGTTCTCTTCTAACCAGAAGAGTGGACAAAACAGGATTCCACCTGTTAGGAAGGCAGCCTTCTCGGTTGCAGATGGACTTGGCAACACTTCCAACATTGGTCAGCAGCTTAGCTCATCTTTAGTGGACAATCCATCAAGGATTAAGGCTGAAAGACTACCTGATATGGGCTTCCAGAATGGCCTTTTCTCTGAACACTTTGGCCAGGAGGATCTCATGACAGCAATTCTCAAACAG CAGCAAGGAGGCATGGAACCCATTGAAAACGAGTTTGGCTTCGATGGGTACCATCTGGATAATCTTCCTGTATAG
- the LOC105178920 gene encoding two-component response regulator ARR2 isoform X1, protein MDLGVKPVSFTSSSASWKSADGVPDQFPAGLRVLVVDDDPTCLRILEKMLKNCLYEVTTCNRAEVALKFLRDNKNGYDIVISDVHMPDMDGFKLLEHVGLEMDLPVIMMSADDSKNVVMKGVTHGACDYLIKPVRMEALKNIWQHVVRKKKHEWKEKDFEQSGSVDEVERQHKPPEDVDYSSSANEGNWKNSKKRKDEEDEAEERDDSSTLKKPRVVWSVELHQQFVTAVNQLGIDKAVPKKILELMNVPGLTRENVASHLQKYRLYLRRLSGVSQHQNGLGSSFMGPPDAPFGPMSSLSGVDLQALAASGQLPPQSLATIQAAALGRAATKSAIPVPLIDQRNIFSFENPKLRFLDGQQQQNNNSKQVSLLHGIPTNMDSKQLATLHQSAQSFGSMNMHVHSQASQSNSLLTQMVQPPSRAQILNEINGSHALNLPSSAGQPVLSQAVPNAVLGQNGIENVRRPAFTSVSQPSTVVDFSRSQSTEFPENSFSLVSNSGISNLTSKLQDEVNSEMKASRGFVPNYDVFNDINQNRTQDWRLQDVRSTFEAQQHSNGRGSLDVSSSVLIQQQFSSNQKSGQNRIPPVRKAAFSVADGLGNTSNIGQQLSSSLVDNPSRIKAERLPDMGFQNGLFSEHFGQEDLMTAILKQQQGGMEPIENEFGFDGYHLDNLPV, encoded by the exons atggatCTTGGAGTGAAACCCGTGTCTTTTACAAGTTCAAGTGCTTCTTGGAAGTCTGCCGACGGAGTTCCAGACCAGTTTCCGGCGGGTCTGAGAGTGCTTGTTGTGGATGACGACCCCACTTGTTTGAGGATCTTGGAGAAGATGCTAAAGAATTGTCTGTATGAAG TTACTACATGCAATCGAGCAGAGGTTGCCCTTAAGTTTCTCAGGGATAACAAAAATGGCTATGACATTGTTATAAGCGACGTACACATGCCTGATATGGATGGTTTTAAACTTTTAGAGCATGTTGGACTCGAGATGGATCTGCCAGTTATCA tgatGTCGGCGGATGATAGCAAAAATGTTGTGATGAAGGGTGTTACCCATGGAGCTTGTGACTATCTTATAAAACCAGTTCGTATGGAGGCATTGAAGAACATATGGCAGCACGTGGTTCGGAAGAAGAAGCATGAGTGGAAGGAAAAGGATTTTGAACAGTCAGGAAGTGTGGATGAAGTGGAAAGGCAGCACAAACCACCCGAAGATGTAGATTATTCCTCGTCGGCTAATGAaggaaattggaaaaattccaagaaaaggaaggatgaggaagatgaagcaGAAGAAAGGGATGATTCATCCACATTGAAAAAGCCACGGGTTGTTTGGTCAGTGGAGCTCCATCAGCAATTTGTAACTGCTGTTAATCAACTTGGAATAGACA AGGCTGTTCCTAAGAAAATCCTGGAATTAATGAATGTTCCTGGTCTTACAAGAGAGAATGTTGCAAGCCATCTTCAG AAGTATCGCCTGTATCTCAGAAGGCTAAGTGGTGTATCGCAGCATCAGAATGGATTAGGTAGCTCTTTCATGGGACCCCCAGATGCGCCATTTGGACCAATGTCTTCGCTCAGTGGTGTTGATCTTCAAGCTCTTGCTGCTTCAGGCCAACTCCCACCCCAAAGTCTTGCTACAATTCAGGCAGCTGCACTTGGTAGGGCTGCTACAAAGTCTGCCATACCTGTACCTCTCATTGatcaaagaaatattttcagcTTTGAAAATCCAAAGTTAAGGTTTTTGGATGGGCAGCAACAACAAAACAATAACAGTAAGCAAGTGAGCTTACTGCATGGAATCCCGACAAATATGGATTCAAAACAGCTAGCTACTTTGCACCAATCTGCGCAGTCCTTTGGTAGCATGAATATGCATGTCCACTCCCAGGCAAGCCAAAGCAACTCCTTGCTGACTCAGATGGTTCAACCGCCGTCGAGGGCTCAAATTTTAAACGAAATCAATGGAAGCCATGCGCTGAATTTGCCATCATCTGCAGGTCAACCTGTTTTGTCACAGGCAGTTCCTAATGCTGTCTTGGGCCAGAATGGAATTGAGAATGTTCGTAGACCAGCATTTACTTCTGTTTCCCAGCCCTCTACAGTTGTAGATTTCTCAAGGAGTCAGAGCACAGAGTTTCCAGAGAATAGCTTTTCGCTTGTGAGTAATTCAGGAATATCGAATCTCACTTCTAAGCTTCAAGATGAAGTTAACTCAGAAATGAAAGCATCTAGAGGCTTTGTTCCTAATTATGATGTTTTCAATGATATCAATCAGAATAGAACCCAGGATTGGCGTTTGCAAGACGTTCGATCAACTTTTGAAGCCCAGCAACATTCAAATGGACGAGGCAGCCTGGATGTTTCATCATCGGTTTTAATTCAGCAACAGTTCTCTTCTAACCAGAAGAGTGGACAAAACAGGATTCCACCTGTTAGGAAGGCAGCCTTCTCGGTTGCAGATGGACTTGGCAACACTTCCAACATTGGTCAGCAGCTTAGCTCATCTTTAGTGGACAATCCATCAAGGATTAAGGCTGAAAGACTACCTGATATGGGCTTCCAGAATGGCCTTTTCTCTGAACACTTTGGCCAGGAGGATCTCATGACAGCAATTCTCAAACAG CAGCAAGGAGGCATGGAACCCATTGAAAACGAGTTTGGCTTCGATGGGTACCATCTGGATAATCTTCCTGTATAG
- the LOC105178921 gene encoding uncharacterized protein LOC105178921, translated as MSARRRTGEERLYYSPPAMRKYKYNQQQQQPKLNSSYSALSEKREFRSDSYLDRFLEHTTPVVAAQHFPRTSMQAWRNRSSEFHPYFILGDLWESFREWSVYGVGVPLLWSDSVVQYYVPSLSGIQLYIDPTRHVGEQRRPGEESDATSSRETSSDGDSECGTDRGASSNQGSWSQKNTVGQGYSRFAGRNNPLTESSIDGDDISNPPGLLIFEYFERELPFHREPLADKMSILASRFPQLKTYRSCDLTPSSWISVAWYPIYRIPIGPTLQNVDACFLTFHSLAKPVRNSEGMQNADSKLSLPIFGLVSYKFKVSDSDGNGVYERQKVNSLLRAADNWLRVVQVDHPDYNFFMSHNTFWR; from the exons ATGTCGGCGAGGAGGAGGACAGGGGAAGAAAGGTTGTACTACAGTCCGCCAGCGATGAGAAAGTACAAGTACAACCAGCAACAGCAGCAACCGAAGCTAAATTCGTCATATTCAGCATTATCCGAGAAAAGAGAATTCCGGTCTGATTCATATTTGGATCGATTCTTGGAGCACACCACTCCTGTTGTGGCAGCTCAACATTTTCcaagg ACGAGTATGCAAGCATGGCGGAATCGTAGTAGTGAGTTCCATCCATACTTCATTCTCGGAGATCTTTGGGAATCTTTCCGAGAGTGGAGTGTTTATGGAGTTGGGGTTCCTCTTCTTTGGAGTGATTCGGTTGTCCAATATTATGTGCCATCCCTGTCTGGTATTCAACTGTATATAGATCCAACGAGACATGTTGGGGAACAAAG GAGGCCTGGAGAGGAGAGCGATGCCACTTCATCTAGGGAGACGAGTAGTGATGGTGACAGTGAGTGTGGAACTGATAGAGGTGCCAGTAGTAATCAGGGATCTTGGAGCCAGAAGAACACAGTTGGCCAAGGGTATAGCAGATTTGCAGGAAGAAACAATCCTTTGACGGAATCATCGATTGATGGGGATGATATTAGCAATCCCCCAGGTCTTCTTATTTTTGAGTACTTTGAGAGGGAGCTTCCATTTCATCGTGAACCATTAGCTGATAAG ATGTCAATACTTGCCTCCCGCTTTCCTCAACTGAAAACATATAGAAGCTGTGATCTGACTCCATCAAGCTGGATTTCTGTTGCTTG GTACCCTATATACAGGATACCTATTGGCCCAACTCTGCAAAATGTTGATGCCTGTTTCTTAACTTTCCATTCCCTTGCAAAACCTGTTAGAA ACAGCGAGGGCATGCAGAATGCTGACAGCAAGCTCTCGCTGCCAATATTTGGACTTGTCTCATACAAGTTTAAAGTCTCAGACTCAGATGGGAATGGAGTTTATGAACGCCAGAAGGTCAATTCGCTATTGCGAGCCGCTGACAACTGGCTTCGAGTTGTGCAAGTCGATCATCCTGATTACAACTTTTTCATGTCTCACAACACATTCTGGAGATAG
- the LOC105178917 gene encoding GATA transcription factor 15-like has protein sequence MMDLSDKGSECEEMSSQTPTPDRVSSDGSNVKTCVDCGTSKTPLWRGGPAGPKSLCNACGIRSRKKRRALMGVAKEEKKTKKSTSGKNTSHHQSNSSSSNSSSSSSGDSTGKIGDSFKKKLWAFGRDVALQRPRSNTTRRRKLGEEEQAAFLLMALSCGSVYA, from the exons ATGATGGATCTGAGTGATAAA GGTTCAGAGTGTGAAGAAATGAGTAGCCAAACACCAACCCCGGATAGGGTTTCATCTGACGGCTCAAACGTCAAGACTTGTGTTGATTGTGGCACCTCAAAAACTCCCCTATGGAGAGGTGGTCCTGCTGGACCCAAg TCACTGTGCAACGCGTGTGGGATTCGGAGCCGGAAAAAGAGACGGGCGCTGATGGGCGTtgctaaagaagaaaagaaaacaaagaaatcaaCAAGTGGGAAGAACACGAGCCATCATCAaagcaacagcagcagcagcaacagtAGTAGCAGCAGCAGTGGGGATAGTACGGGGAAGATTGGTGATTCATTCAAGAAGAAGTTGTGGGCATTTGGTAGAGATGTAGCGTTGCAGAGACCAAGATCAAACACTACAAGGAGGAGAAAGTTGGGAGAGGAAGAGCAAGCTGCGTTTCTTTTGATGGCTTTATCGTGTGGCTCTGTTTATGCTTAG
- the LOC105178920 gene encoding two-component response regulator ARR2 isoform X2, protein MDLGVKPVSFTSSSASWKSADGVPDQFPAGLRVLVVDDDPTCLRILEKMLKNCLYEVTTCNRAEVALKFLRDNKNGYDIVISDVHMPDMDGFKLLEHVGLEMDLPVIMMSADDSKNVVMKGVTHGACDYLIKPVRMEALKNIWQHVVRKKKHEWKEKDFEQSGSVDEVERQHKPPEDVDYSSSANEGNWKNSKKRKDEEDEAEERDDSSTLKKPRVVWSVELHQQFVTAVNQLGIDKAVPKKILELMNVPGLTRENVASHLQKYRLYLRRLSGVSQHQNGLGSSFMGPPDAPFGPMSSLSGVDLQALAASGQLPPQSLATIQAAALGRAATKSAIPVPLIDQRNIFSFENPKLRFLDGQQQQNNNSKQVSLLHGIPTNMDSKQLATLHQSAQSFGSMNMHVHSQASQSNSLLTQMVQPPSRAQILNEINGSHALNLPSSAGQPVLSQAVPNAVLGQNGIENVRRPAFTSVSQPSTVVDFSRSQSTEFPENSFSLVSNSGISNLTSKLQDEVNSEMKASRGFVPNYDVFNDINQNRTQDWRLQDVRSTFEAQQHSNGRGSLDVSSSVLIQQQFSSNQKSGQNRIPPVRKAAFSVADGLGNTSNIGQQLSSSLVDNPSRIKAERLPDMGFQNGLFSEHFGQEDLMTAILKQQGGMEPIENEFGFDGYHLDNLPV, encoded by the exons atggatCTTGGAGTGAAACCCGTGTCTTTTACAAGTTCAAGTGCTTCTTGGAAGTCTGCCGACGGAGTTCCAGACCAGTTTCCGGCGGGTCTGAGAGTGCTTGTTGTGGATGACGACCCCACTTGTTTGAGGATCTTGGAGAAGATGCTAAAGAATTGTCTGTATGAAG TTACTACATGCAATCGAGCAGAGGTTGCCCTTAAGTTTCTCAGGGATAACAAAAATGGCTATGACATTGTTATAAGCGACGTACACATGCCTGATATGGATGGTTTTAAACTTTTAGAGCATGTTGGACTCGAGATGGATCTGCCAGTTATCA tgatGTCGGCGGATGATAGCAAAAATGTTGTGATGAAGGGTGTTACCCATGGAGCTTGTGACTATCTTATAAAACCAGTTCGTATGGAGGCATTGAAGAACATATGGCAGCACGTGGTTCGGAAGAAGAAGCATGAGTGGAAGGAAAAGGATTTTGAACAGTCAGGAAGTGTGGATGAAGTGGAAAGGCAGCACAAACCACCCGAAGATGTAGATTATTCCTCGTCGGCTAATGAaggaaattggaaaaattccaagaaaaggaaggatgaggaagatgaagcaGAAGAAAGGGATGATTCATCCACATTGAAAAAGCCACGGGTTGTTTGGTCAGTGGAGCTCCATCAGCAATTTGTAACTGCTGTTAATCAACTTGGAATAGACA AGGCTGTTCCTAAGAAAATCCTGGAATTAATGAATGTTCCTGGTCTTACAAGAGAGAATGTTGCAAGCCATCTTCAG AAGTATCGCCTGTATCTCAGAAGGCTAAGTGGTGTATCGCAGCATCAGAATGGATTAGGTAGCTCTTTCATGGGACCCCCAGATGCGCCATTTGGACCAATGTCTTCGCTCAGTGGTGTTGATCTTCAAGCTCTTGCTGCTTCAGGCCAACTCCCACCCCAAAGTCTTGCTACAATTCAGGCAGCTGCACTTGGTAGGGCTGCTACAAAGTCTGCCATACCTGTACCTCTCATTGatcaaagaaatattttcagcTTTGAAAATCCAAAGTTAAGGTTTTTGGATGGGCAGCAACAACAAAACAATAACAGTAAGCAAGTGAGCTTACTGCATGGAATCCCGACAAATATGGATTCAAAACAGCTAGCTACTTTGCACCAATCTGCGCAGTCCTTTGGTAGCATGAATATGCATGTCCACTCCCAGGCAAGCCAAAGCAACTCCTTGCTGACTCAGATGGTTCAACCGCCGTCGAGGGCTCAAATTTTAAACGAAATCAATGGAAGCCATGCGCTGAATTTGCCATCATCTGCAGGTCAACCTGTTTTGTCACAGGCAGTTCCTAATGCTGTCTTGGGCCAGAATGGAATTGAGAATGTTCGTAGACCAGCATTTACTTCTGTTTCCCAGCCCTCTACAGTTGTAGATTTCTCAAGGAGTCAGAGCACAGAGTTTCCAGAGAATAGCTTTTCGCTTGTGAGTAATTCAGGAATATCGAATCTCACTTCTAAGCTTCAAGATGAAGTTAACTCAGAAATGAAAGCATCTAGAGGCTTTGTTCCTAATTATGATGTTTTCAATGATATCAATCAGAATAGAACCCAGGATTGGCGTTTGCAAGACGTTCGATCAACTTTTGAAGCCCAGCAACATTCAAATGGACGAGGCAGCCTGGATGTTTCATCATCGGTTTTAATTCAGCAACAGTTCTCTTCTAACCAGAAGAGTGGACAAAACAGGATTCCACCTGTTAGGAAGGCAGCCTTCTCGGTTGCAGATGGACTTGGCAACACTTCCAACATTGGTCAGCAGCTTAGCTCATCTTTAGTGGACAATCCATCAAGGATTAAGGCTGAAAGACTACCTGATATGGGCTTCCAGAATGGCCTTTTCTCTGAACACTTTGGCCAGGAGGATCTCATGACAGCAATTCTCAAACAG CAAGGAGGCATGGAACCCATTGAAAACGAGTTTGGCTTCGATGGGTACCATCTGGATAATCTTCCTGTATAG
- the LOC105178918 gene encoding COBRA-like protein 7, which yields MAATSLFPSSLILLILGQARAQTRPPAQPQAPPPASDACNGIFLSYSYSTGRRVPPILKSDPTRQAYRFESAFSILNNDLEDLKSWRVFVGFQHDEYLVSASNAVLADGNSIPGSVVNGTVFAGFPNPDLKTAIETAGDLTQMSARVELVGTQFGVAPPDAPMPTNISLVNDGWVCPKPTMQGNRTLQVCCTRDPKFKSNVTIDGEFLPRQNGDLTIIYDVTRTYESSYWAQVMIENHNPLGRLDNWQLSWDWMEDEFIFAMKGAYPSVVDTSDCVFGKQGQFYKDLDFSNALNCDRRPTIVDLPLEKTNDTTLGMIPFCCRNGTILPPAMDPSKSKSAFQLNVFKMPPNLNRSYLIPPQNWGIKGRLNPDYKCGPPVRVSPSQFPDPSGLLPDSAAMASWQVVCNITQAKGSSPRCCVSFSAYYNESIIPCQTCACGCPANTDRTCSSTAPALLLPSQALLVPFDNRSMLARAWADLHHFPVPNPLPCSDNCGVSLNWHLFTDFRGGWSARITIFNWDDFAFADWFTAVELDKAAPGFEAVYSFNGTTLEGVNNTIFMQGLPGLNYLVAETDAANPQKDPRVPGKQQSVISFTKKLTPGINIPAGDGFPSKVYFNGEECSLPKLLPTSNSDRLGSSVFLSFVLLVFLFMFMQQ from the exons ATGGCAGCCACTTCCCTCTTCCCCTCCTCCCTCATTCTCCTCATTCTGGGCCAAGCCCGAGCTCAGACCCGGCCCCCCGCCCAACCCCAAGCCCCACCACCTGCCTCCGACGCTTGCAACGGGATATTCCTCTCCTACTCCTACTCCACCGGAAGAAGAGTACCCCCGATACTCAAGTCGGATCCCACCCGCCAGGCTTATCGATTCGAGTCCGCATTCTCCATACTCAACAACGATTTGGAAGACCTCAAGTCTTGGCGAGTGTTCGTTGGGTTTCAGCACGATGAGTACTTGGTGTCTGCCTCTAACGCCGTGCTTGCTGATGGGAATTCTATTCCAGGGAGTGTAGTGAACGGGACGGTTTTTGCAGGATTCCCCAATCCGGATCTGAAAACGGCTATTGAGACGGCCGGGGACTTGACCCAGATGAGTGCTCGGGTGGAATTGGTGGGAACCCAGTTCGGAGTCGCCCCACCTGATGCGCCTATGCCGACGAATATTTCTTTGGTGAATGATGGGTGGGTTTGCCCCAAACCCACTATGCAAG GGAATAGAACATTGCAAGTATGCTGCACGAGAGACCCCAAGTTCAAGTCCAATGTTACGATAGATGGAGAATTTTTACCGCGTCAAAATGGTGATCTCACCATCATCTATGATGTGACGAGAACGTACGAGTCCAGTTACTGGGCGCAGGTTATGATTGAAAACCACAACCCCCTTGGCCGCCTCGACAACTGGCAGCTAAGCTGGGATTGGATGGAAGACGAGTTTATATTCGCCATGAAGGGAGCCTACCCCTCTGTGGTGGATACATCAGATTGTGTTTTTGGCAAACAAGGACAGTTTTACAAGGATCTTGACTTCTCCAACGCCTTGAATTGTGATAGAAGGCCAACCATAGTTGACCTCCCTCTAGAAAAGACCAACGACACAACCCTGGGAATGATACCGTTTTGCTGTAGGAACGGGACTATCTTGCCACCTGCAATGGACCCAAGCAAGTCAAAATCAGCATTCCAGCTCAATGTTTTCAAGATGCCACCTAATCTCAACCGTTCCTATCTTATTCCACCACAGAATTGGGGAATCAAAGGCAGACTCAACCCGGATTATAAATGTGGGCCGCCTGTTCGAGTAAGTCCCAGCCAATTCCCTGATCCAAGTGGCTTGTTGCCTGACTCAGCTGCAATGGCAAGCTGGCAAGTAGTTTGCAATATCACACAAGCAAAGGGATCCAGCCCCCGATGCTGTGTGTCGTTTTCTGCTTACTATAATGAGTCCATCATCCCATGTCAAACCTGTGCTTGTGGTTGTCCTGCGAACACTGATCGAACATGTAGCAGTACTGCCCCAGCCCTCCTCCTTCCATCTCAGGCTCTCCTGGTCCCGTTTGATAATCGTAGTATGTTGGCCCGAGCGTGGGCTGATCTTCATCATTTTCCTGTGCCAAACCCTCTGCCGTGTAGTGATAATTGTGGTGTTAGCTTGAACTGGCATTTGTTCACCGACTTCAGAGGTGGATGGTCTGCTAGAATCACAATCTTCAACTGGGACGATTTTGCTTTTGCTGATTGGTTTACTGCAGTGGAGTTGGACAAAGCGGCTCCTGGTTTTGAAGCAGTCTACTCTTTCAATGGAACCACACTAGAAGGCGTCAACAACACGATCTTCATGCAGGGTCTTCCAGGATTGAACTATCTGGTGGCTGAAACGGACGCGGCTAATCCCCAGAAGGATCCCAGAGTCCCTGGAAAACAGCAGTCTGTGATCTCATTCACGAAAAAGTTGACACCAGGAATTAACATCCCGGCTGGCGATGGATTTCCATCAAAAGTGTACTTCAACGGGGAGGAGTGCTCACTACCCAAACTACTCCCAACAAGCAATTCCGACAGATTGGGCTCATCTGTTTTCTTGTCATTCGTTCTGctcgtttttcttttcatgttcaTGCAGCAATAG
- the LOC105178922 gene encoding protein DEHYDRATION-INDUCED 19 homolog 4-like, which produces MNSDSWARISTYSRRYQSRSDVYHGEEYEGEEEQRPEFLCPFCAEDFDIVGLCCHIDEEHAIEAKNGVCPVCAKRVGADLVRHITVQHGSLLKVQRRRRFRRGGSNLSFSILRKELKEGNLQSFLGGSSFLVSSSRMETDPLLTSFMQKVVDEPSSVQPLSSAETTLMAAPSHEGLADRVFKQPPLSDEDLKEKAQRCKFVQGLVLSTFLDDDL; this is translated from the exons atgaactCTGATTCATGGGCTCGGATTTCTACTTATTCTAGGCGCTATCAATCTCGATCAG ATGTATATCATGGAGAAGAGTACGAGGGTGAAGAGGAGCAGAGGCCTGAGTTTCTATGCCCATTTTGTGCCGAAGATTTTGATATTGTGGGGCTTTGTTGTCATATTGATGAAGAGCATGCCATTGAAGCCAAGAATGGG GTCTGCCCTGTTTGTGCTAAAAGAGTTGGAGCAGACTTGGTTCGCCATATAACCGTGCAGCATGGAAGCCTTCTTAAA GTGCAGCGGAGGAGAAGATTTCGAAGAGGAGGATCCAATTtgtcattttccattttaagAAAAGAGTTGAAAGAAGGGAATCTGCAATCCTTTCTTGGTGGATCCTCATTTTTGGTTTCCTCCTCTCGTATGGAGACTGATCCACTGTTAACCTCATTCATGCAAAAGGTGGTTGATGAACCTTCTTCTGTCCAACCTCTATCTTCGGCTGAGACTACCCTTATGGCAGCGCCCTCCCATGAGGGTTTGGCTGATAG AGTCTTTAAACAGCCTCCTCTGTCAGATGAGGACCTAAAAGAGAAGGCTCAAAGATGCAAATTTGTTCAAGGGCTTGTGCTGTCGACTTTTCTTGATGATGACTTGTAA
- the LOC105178943 gene encoding leucine-rich repeat extensin-like protein 6 has translation MWRKVDEHHHLKLLFLLIVLIASRNEGLVLVIAKNDTYTTTATWVGSKYQIECTMCSACDNPCTTPSPPPPPPSPPPPSTTLNCPPPPSPPPSSGSYYNSPPPPTPYTYYSPPPPGGATYYKPPPPPYPTGPVPPPPNPIVPYFPYYYYNPPPPSSSPPPLFKKLHSTFLIIITMLAFLH, from the coding sequence atgtgGAGAAAAGTTGATGAGCATCATCATCTCAAGTTGTTGTTCCTGTTGATAGTGTTAATTGCATCAAGAAATGAGGGCTTGGTGTTGGTGATTGCCAAGAATGATACTTACACCACTACTGCAACATGGGTGGGATCCAAGTACCAGATTGAATGCACAATGTGCTCAGCTTGTGACAATCCATGCACCACCCCATCTccgccaccgccaccgccCTCGCCTCCTCCGCCGTCCACCACCCTCAACTGCCCTCCACCGCCATCTCCTCCTCCTAGCTCAGGCAGCTACTACAACTCACCGCCCCCACCAACACCTTACACATACTACTCACCACCACCGCCTGGAGGCGCCACCTACTACAAACCACCGCCGCCTCCTTACCCCACAGGACCGGTGCCGCCGCCTCCAAACCCAATTGTGCCTTATTTCCCTTACTACTACTACAACCCTCCACCGCCGTCATCATCTCCACCACCATTATTCAAGAAACTTCACTCAACTTTCTTGATCATCATCACTATGCTAGCTTTTCTTCACTAG